From the genome of Vicia villosa cultivar HV-30 ecotype Madison, WI linkage group LG2, Vvil1.0, whole genome shotgun sequence, one region includes:
- the LOC131647438 gene encoding uncharacterized protein LOC131647438 isoform X2, translating into MNCYSLQQNAFAACEEMRGSVTIADQKEPLICPKPQRVGVLSSVHMRQFRFHFNQQADCSDSKAGAGLLDMIFEKECHGDEFAYQAASSPPYFCVSPPVRAANPLVHDAHFGDEIISSSPSGLPSPTSASRKGGCARVSFGLKPAAVRVEGFDCLNRDCQNSSISAVA; encoded by the exons ATGAACTGTTATAGTCTTCAGCAGAACGCCTTTGCAGCTTGTGAGGAGATGAGAGGTTCGGTTACCATTGCAGATCAGAAGGAGCCTCTCATTTGTCCAAAGCCACAGCGAGTTGGGGTCTTGTCGAGCGTTCATATGCGGCAATTCAGATTTCATTTCAA tcAACAAGCTGATTGTTCTGATTCGAAAGCTGGGGCTGGGCTACTTGACATGATTTTCGAGAAG GAGTGTCACGGGGACGAGTTTGCTTATCAGGCAGCTTCATCTCCGCCATATTTTTGCGTGTCTCCACCGGTCCGAGCCGCAAATCCCTTAGTCCATGACGCTCATTTTGGAGACGAGATCATATCATCATCGCCATCAGGTTTGCCATCGCCAACCTCTGCATCCCGCAAAGGCGGATGTGCTAGGGTGAGTTTTGGACTCAAACCGGCCGCAGTTAGAGTAGAAGGATTTGATTGCCTCAACAGGGATTGCCAGAATTCAAGCATCTCTGCTGTCGCGTAA
- the LOC131647438 gene encoding uncharacterized protein LOC131647438 isoform X1 — protein sequence MGVLLWNKNPISKMNCYSLQQNAFAACEEMRGSVTIADQKEPLICPKPQRVGVLSSVHMRQFRFHFNQQADCSDSKAGAGLLDMIFEKECHGDEFAYQAASSPPYFCVSPPVRAANPLVHDAHFGDEIISSSPSGLPSPTSASRKGGCARVSFGLKPAAVRVEGFDCLNRDCQNSSISAVA from the exons atgg GCGTTCTACTGTGGAATAAGAACCCGATATCGAAGATGAACTGTTATAGTCTTCAGCAGAACGCCTTTGCAGCTTGTGAGGAGATGAGAGGTTCGGTTACCATTGCAGATCAGAAGGAGCCTCTCATTTGTCCAAAGCCACAGCGAGTTGGGGTCTTGTCGAGCGTTCATATGCGGCAATTCAGATTTCATTTCAA tcAACAAGCTGATTGTTCTGATTCGAAAGCTGGGGCTGGGCTACTTGACATGATTTTCGAGAAG GAGTGTCACGGGGACGAGTTTGCTTATCAGGCAGCTTCATCTCCGCCATATTTTTGCGTGTCTCCACCGGTCCGAGCCGCAAATCCCTTAGTCCATGACGCTCATTTTGGAGACGAGATCATATCATCATCGCCATCAGGTTTGCCATCGCCAACCTCTGCATCCCGCAAAGGCGGATGTGCTAGGGTGAGTTTTGGACTCAAACCGGCCGCAGTTAGAGTAGAAGGATTTGATTGCCTCAACAGGGATTGCCAGAATTCAAGCATCTCTGCTGTCGCGTAA